In Quercus robur chromosome 10, dhQueRobu3.1, whole genome shotgun sequence, a genomic segment contains:
- the LOC126703903 gene encoding uncharacterized protein LOC126703903, with amino-acid sequence MSDVLYRATKYMNAKDVLLAREEKPRKRERQEDVWQDRGWKMARTRERWEDRCSMPLTRKFVSFTSLTASIDQVLMQIKDEGALTFPGKLKGDLNKRSRDKYYRFHRDHGHDTTDYYDLKQQIEALIKQGKLQRLVSKERTDPPQEQAPRRENERPRSPIGDIRMIVRGTTIIGSSKKACKTYLRMVQNVQLTISVPKMVRIDNPVIGFSKEDA; translated from the coding sequence ATGTCAGATGTGCTGTACAGGGCaaccaagtacatgaatgccAAAGATGTGTTGTTGGCCCGAGAAGAAAAGCCGAGGAAGAGGGAAAGACAAGAGGATGTATGGCAGGATAGGGGGTGGAAGATGGCCAGGACCAGAGAACGGTGGGAAGACAGGTGTTCCATGCCCCTCACGAGAAAATTCGTGAGTTTCACTTCGCTGACTGCCTCGATTGACCAAGTCCtgatgcagattaaggacgaaggagcTCTGACTTTCCCTGGCAAGCTGAAGGGAGATCTAAATAAGAGGTCTAGAGACAAGTATTATCGCTTTCACCGTGATCATGGCCATGACACAACTGACTATTACGACCTAAAACAACAAATTGAAGCCCTTATCAAACAAGGAAAGCTACAGAGGCTTGTCAGCAAGGAGAGGACGGACCCACCTCAAGAGCAGGCTCCTCGACGGGAGAATGAGCGCCCCAGGTCGCCCATAGGAGATATAAGAATGATTGTAAGGGGCACGACGATTATTGGGTCATCCAAAAAAGCTTGTAAGACTTACCTCAGGATGGTTCAGAACGTCCAGCTAACGATTTCTGTACCTAAGATGGTACGAATAGACAACCCCGTCATCGGATTCTCGAAAGAAGATGCCTGA